A window from Fusarium musae strain F31 chromosome 8, whole genome shotgun sequence encodes these proteins:
- a CDS encoding hypothetical protein (EggNog:ENOG41), whose product MISPVYAFGGLLLAYVGLSTLQLLYNYKKARAIGLPVLITPIDPSNVPYLLCSSFLEPLLRKILPFGLGNFVEYNSRDWNYEQIHDLQERIGDTFIIVSPKQIRVFTGNAKASDDLCRRRRDFVKAVALYKPLEIFGRNVVTTEGDDWVRHRRITTPPFNERNSALVWDESKKQATEMLKMWASNPKGVVNPQSDTMVLALHVLTAAGFGRSYTFGSGLESALENHSLTYRDSLSLILGNLFTAVFTATLNLPTWMLPSKFKQVQDAVVNFRQYMAEMVAEEREAMDTGAEEQDNLMSILVRASENQNKEGKGTRHLTDSEIYGNLFSYNLAGHETTSNTLAYATILLAANPEWQKWAAEEVDQVTAGVGLKDLDYETYYPQLKRVLAIMHETLRLFGAARAVPKTTLVDQTLKVNGTSYTIPKNTFVGVNLAGLHTSTASWGNNALQWLPSRWITADEKLATMPAGSFLPWAAGPRVCPGKKFSQVEFVAVMACLLKDYTVEPAEGDQAAARALMEEAKQSSFNFLLKVKHPEKIKLRCVRRV is encoded by the exons ATGATATCACCTGTTTACGCCTTCGGCGGCCTGTTGCTGGCATATGTCGGACTGAGTACACTGCAGCTACTCTACAACTACAAGAAAGCTAGAGCTATCGGGCTTCCAGTTCTCATCACGCCAATTGATCCATCC AATGTCCCGTATTTGCTTtgcagcagcttcttggaGCCTCTTCTAAGAAAGATCTTACCTTTTGGTCTCGGTAACTTTGTGGAATACAACAGTCGAGACTGGAATTATGAACAGATCCATGATCTTCAAGAGCGAATTGGCGACACCTTCATCATTGTCAGTCCCAAGCAGATCCGCGTGTTTACGGGCAATGCAAAGGCTTCTGATGATCTTTGTCGCCGCCGCAGAGACTTTGTAAAAGCTGTGGCGCTCTACAAACCACTCGAGATCTTTGGCCGCAATGTCGTGACGACTGAAGGTGACGATTGGGTGAGACATCGAAGGATCACAACACCGCCGTTCAATGAGAGGAACAGCGCGCTTGTATGGGATGAGTCAAAGAAGCAAGCCACCGAAATGCTCAAGATGTGGGCATCGAATCCAAAAGGCGTGGTTAACCCTCAAAGCGACACCATGGTTCTCGCTCTTCATGTCCTTACTGCCGCTGGGTTTGGCAGAAGCTACACGTTTGGTAGCGGTTTAGAGAGTGCATTAGAGAATCACAGTCTCACATATCGCGATTCTCTCAGTCTCATTCTCGGCAATCTCTTCACTGCTGTCTTTACAGCGACACTCAACCTTCCTACATGGATGCTGCCCTCCAAGTTCAAACAGGTTCAAGATGCTGTCGTCAACTTTCGACAGTACATGGCTGAGATGGTCGCTGAAGAGCGCGAGGCTATGGATACTGGAGCAGAAGAACAGGATAACCTCATGAGTATTCTGGTACGAGCATCTGAGAACCAGAACAAAGAAGGTAAAGGGACTCGTCATTTGACAGACTCCGAGATCTATGGCAATTTGTTCAGCTATAACCTCGCTGGTCACGAAACAACGTCCAACACTCTTGCTTACGCGACAATCCTCCTCGCAGCGAATCCCGAATGGCAGAAATGGGCAGCGGAAGAGGTCGACCAAGTCACAGCTGGAGTCGGCTTGAAGGACCTTGACTATGAGACATATTATCCTCAACTGAAGCGTGTTCTCGCAATCATG CACGAAACACTCCGATTATTCGGTGCAGCAAGAGCAGTCCCCAAAACAACACTCGTAGACCAAaccctcaaagtcaacgGCACATCATACACAATCCCCAAAAACACCTTTGTTGGCGTCAACCTAGCAGGCCTACACACATCCACCGCCTCATGGGGCAACAACGCGCTCCAATGGCTCCCCAGCCGTTGGATCACCGCCGACGAAAAGCTTGCCACCATGCCAGCAGGctctttcctcccctggGCAGCAGGCCCGCGAGTATGCCCCGGCAAGAAATTCTCACAGGTAGAGTTCGTAGCCGTCATGGCGTGTCTCCTCAAGGACTACACCGTGGAGCCTGCAGAAGGTGACCAGGCGGCGGCAAGGGCCCTGATGGAGGAGGCGAAGCAGTCTAGTTTCAATTTCCTGCTCAAGGTAAAGCAccctgagaagatcaagctgcGGTGTGTGCGCAGAGTATAG
- a CDS encoding hypothetical protein (EggNog:ENOG41) yields the protein MRLGNVHAYLIHGTRNVQQVFRCSKELTFEEFALRVAQKVKRLPAKDAALVAKDISGSSRLPLTETREEDRIWRKFHEIYEAHLIGTNAVSALTELFINTMIDELSTVGTQGPIEIGIDEFMKHHMFRASTIALAGRKVFDIDPNFADVFWDYDEDFMSLLYGIPKFLCRKGSNARDKCLETVKGYLDQGWKNLDWRACHQQNPDWEPNFGSKLVREREVAMEKYGIGLDGRASFQMGLIWSINSNAIPMTSWIIIEILRRPEIFKRIQEEVATVFDKDTKQVDIVALKKLPLLNSVYFECLRLRSSVFVVRKLRNSIELDGYTLKEGNLVLAPSYLAHNAPEVWSSTTHPPEEFWPERFIKKGNSGISAGNYFPYGGGAAMCPGRNYAKQEILSAVVLFFAHFEIEPLRFVDRDGKTSERGPEVGNEARGVARVDRDLLVRLRRV from the coding sequence ATGCGTCTAGGCAACGTCCACGCCTATCTCATCCACGGCACAAGAAACGTCCAACAAGTCTTTCGATGTTCGAAAGAACTCACATTCGAAGAGTTTGCACTCAGAGTAGCTCAGAAAGTCAAACGTCTCCCTGCAAAAGATGCTGCATTAGTAGCAAAGGATATATCAGGATCGTCGCGATTACCGTTAACCGAGACTCGTGAGGAAGATCGCATATGGAGAAAGTTTCATGAGATCTACGAGGCCCACCTCATTGGCACCAATGCGGTATCTGCCCTTACAGAGCTTTTCATTAATACCATGATCGATGAGCTCAGTACTGTTGGTACTCAGGGACCTATTGAGATCGGTATTGATGAGTTTATGAAGCATCATATGTTTCGAGCTTCTACCATTGCTCTCGCTGGTCGAAAGGTTTTTGACATTGATCCCAATTTCGCAGATGTGTTTTGGGATTACGATGAAGATTTCATGTCTTTACTCTACGGCATTCCCAAATTTCTATGTCGAAAAGGGTCCAACGCCAGAGATAAGTGTTTGGAGACCGTAAAAGGCTATCTCGATCAAGGTTGGAAAAACCTTGATTGGAGAGCTTGTCACCAACAAAACCCTGACTGGGAACCAAACTTTGGTTCTAAGCTTGTTCGGGAGAGAGAAGTTGCCATGGAGAAATATGgcattggccttgatggtAGAGCTTCTTTTCAGATGGGTCTCATTTGGAGTATCAACTCAAATGCTATTCCAATGACGTCTTGGATCATCATTGAGATTCTTCGCCGACCAGAGATTTTCAAAAGAATACAGGAAGAAGTCGCTACAGTCTTTGATAAGGATACCAAGCAAGTCGACATCGTGGCACTCAAGAAGCTACCGCTACTCAACTCAGTATACTTTGAGTGTCTTCGTCTAAGATCGTCCGTGTTTGTAGTTCGCAAACTACGAAACTCGATCGAACTAGACGGCTACACACTCAAAGAAGGCAATCTCGTCCTTGCACCATCGTACCTAGCCCACAACGCCCCAGAAGTAtggtcatcaacaacacatccCCCAGAAGAATTCTGGCCAGAGcgcttcatcaagaaagGCAACTCTGGGATCTCAGCAGGCAATTACTTCCCCTACGGAGGCGGCGCAGCGATGTGTCCGGGGCGGAACTACGCTAAGCAGGAGATTCTGTCAGCGGTTGTTTTGTTCTTTGCACACTTTGAGATTGAGCCGTTAAGGTTTGTAGATCGTGATGGGAAGACGTCGGAAAGAGGGCCTGAAGTTGGGAACGAAGCGAGGGGGGTTGCAAGGGTTGATAGAGATTTACTTGTCAGACTACGGCGTGTTTAG
- a CDS encoding hypothetical protein (EggNog:ENOG41), producing MAALAALCLALASQGLTAWALGFTAPTNLARPAIAAVVALLTWFFNQAILDALPSRLQVALLSTGMWIQCLKTFDDLCLSRLSFEGISPSFTKRASFGVSNLWNMRGVGTRKQISQIPPWSSQTHSLVPSRSHELRRHVRNSIISFLILDVFAAQPPPDPNMISPQKEHLLTRIGQITPEEAMFRFFATFGFWLNTFCVIHLINSAFSLLYLSLNLYPVEMLPPIWGSLSEAYSVRRFWGNFWHQTLRRHLTSLSDFLVHGILRMPKGLVSRYCKLIGAWDIGEGDQRYQLFRYNCTGDYL from the exons ATGGCCGCTCTCGCTGCACTCTGCCTTGCATTGGCTTCCCAGGGCCTTACAGCCTGGGCCCTCGGTTTCACTGCCCCCACAAACCTTGCCCGACCTGCTATTGCAGCGGTTGTTGCTCTGCTTACCTGGTTCTTCAATCAGGCCATTCTCGACGCATTGCCCAGTCGTTTACAGGTGGCGTTGCTATCTACAGGAATGTGGATCCAATGCTTGAAGACGTTTGACGATCTCTGCCTGAGCAGATTGTCTTTCGAGGGTATATCGCCATCTTTTACGAAGCGTGCGTCCTTTGGGGTCAGCAATCTTTGGAACATGCGTGGTGTTGGTACGAGGAAGCAGATATCCCAAATCCCTCCCTGGTCTAGCCAGACACACTCTCTCGTACCGTCTCGCAGCCATGAACTTAGACGACATGTGAGGAATTCTATCATCAGCTTTCTCATCCTCGATGTCTTTGCCGCCCAACCACCTCCAGATCCCAACATGATATCTCCCCAGAAGGAACACTTGCTGACACGCATCGGCCAAATCACTCCCGAAGAGGCAATGTTTCGCTTCTTTGCCACCTTTGGTTTCTGGCTCAACACCTTTTGCGTCATCCATCTTATCAACAgtgctttttctcttctataCCTCAGCCTAAACCTATACCCCGTCGAAATGCTACCCCCGATCTGGGGTAGTCTCTCCGAGGCTTACAGCGTTAGGCGTTTCTGGGGTAATTTCTGGCATCAGACGCTACGACGTCACCTCACCTCCCTTTCAGACTTCCTTGTCCATGGGATTCTTCGCATGCCAAAGGGTCTTGTTTCTCGTTACTGCAAGCTTATC GGCGCTTGGGATATCGGTGAAGGAGACCAACGTTATCAACTATTTCGTTACAACTGCACTGGTGATTATTTGTGA
- a CDS encoding hypothetical protein (EggNog:ENOG41): protein MSASSDVKIIVAGLPRTSTTSLKKGLEILGVTPCFHLGDPPAPISRVKESARVLAIQDRNERLKALKKLYGGFEAVFEPPASALVDDMLTIYPNAKVILSVRKNPQVWLASYYGLGIDLRSKWYRILGYWIPGVIHSSDLIVTWSKYYSDKFNLEQVPSEDLYHKHNQWVHDIVPAGQLLEYQPSMGWEPLARFLNKPVPQDEPFPRVNEAAFLRNVKRVAMGLGSLAWLCLFVGLYYAGSMAWSMFASET from the exons ATGTCAGCATCTTCAGACGTAAAAATCATAGTC GCCGGTCTTCCGCGCACTTCTACGACAAGTCTCAAGAAAGGTCTTGAGATTCTAGGCGTAACGCCTTGTTTTCACCTTGGAGATCCTCCAGCGCCAATCTCCCGCGTCAAAGAAAGTGCAAGAGTACTCGCTATCCAAGACCGCAATGAGAGGCTCAAAGCGCTGAAGAAGTTGTATGGTGGCTTTGAAGCTGTCTTTGAACCACCTGCTAGCGCTCTGGTCGATGACATGCTAACAATCTACCCCAACGCAAAG GTCATCCTCTCCGTCCGCAAAAACCCGCAGGTCTGGCTCGCGTCCTACTACGGCCTAGGCATTGATCTCCGCTCAAAGTGGTACCGCATCCTAGGGTACTGGATCCCTGGCGTGATTCACTCCAGCGACCTTATCGTAACCTGGTCAAAATACTACTCCGACAAATTCAACCTTGAGCAAGTCCCCTCGGAGGACCTGTACCATAAGCACAACCAGTGGGTTCACGATATCGTGCCTGCGGGTCAATTGCTCGAGTACCAGCCGAGTATGGGATGGGAACCCCTGGCGCGATTTCTAAACAAGCCTGTTCCGCAGGACGAGCCGTTTCCACGTGTCAACGAAGCTGCTTTTCTTAGAAATGTGAAGCGAGTTGCTATGGGTCTTGGATCGTTGGCTTGGctgtgtttgtttgttggtcTGTATTACGCTGGATCCATGGCGTGGTCAATGTTTGCGTCTGAAACATGA